One stretch of Rosistilla oblonga DNA includes these proteins:
- a CDS encoding ABC transporter ATP-binding protein: MLSMENVTKTYQMHGQRVVALDDATLEIPEGDFVSLIGPSGSGKSSLLVMLGGMLSPTSGRVLLHGESMYDLNADGRARMRKANIGFVFQTFNLIPYLSAQENVQIPLYLSGTAESEQADRAAELLARVGLGDRLNHKPTELSVGQQQRVALARMLANDPAVILADEPTGNLDPETSEQVIGYFEEFNREGRTIVMVTHNPAAAERAKRVLKLRNGKIVDDRASLQTVGAA; encoded by the coding sequence ATGTTGTCGATGGAAAATGTAACGAAGACTTACCAGATGCACGGCCAGCGCGTGGTGGCATTGGACGATGCGACGTTGGAGATTCCCGAGGGAGATTTTGTCTCGTTGATCGGGCCCAGCGGCAGTGGCAAAAGCTCGCTGTTGGTGATGCTCGGCGGGATGCTCTCGCCGACGTCGGGGCGCGTGCTGCTGCACGGCGAATCGATGTACGACTTAAACGCCGACGGCCGCGCTCGAATGCGAAAGGCAAACATCGGCTTCGTTTTTCAGACGTTTAATTTGATCCCGTACCTGTCGGCTCAAGAGAATGTCCAGATTCCGCTCTACCTTTCGGGAACCGCCGAATCGGAGCAAGCCGATCGGGCGGCGGAGCTGTTGGCGCGGGTTGGTTTGGGAGACCGCTTGAATCACAAACCGACCGAACTGAGTGTTGGGCAACAACAGCGAGTCGCGTTGGCACGGATGTTGGCCAACGATCCCGCGGTGATTTTGGCGGACGAGCCGACCGGGAATTTGGATCCCGAGACGAGCGAACAGGTGATTGGCTACTTCGAGGAGTTCAATCGCGAGGGGCGAACGATCGTGATGGTGACGCACAACCCGGCGGCGGCAGAGCGAGCGAAGCGCGTCTTGAAGCTTCGCAACGGCAAGATCGTCGACGACCGCGCGTCGCTGCAGACGGTTGGTGCCGCGTAG
- a CDS encoding ArsR/SmtB family transcription factor — translation MSTTTDQQLLTDMSTVPLAAIGDQINTVFRAFADGTRLRILHLLVDDEICVGNLVEILQLPQPTVSRHLAYLRKANLVDVRKDGLWSHYSLAPAQSCFQQKLYDCLSDCFNDVPELQQDTRRAKQLKAEGGCCE, via the coding sequence ATGAGTACCACGACCGACCAACAGCTTCTGACCGACATGTCGACAGTTCCGCTGGCGGCGATCGGCGACCAGATTAACACGGTCTTTCGGGCGTTTGCCGACGGCACGCGGCTGCGAATTTTGCATCTGTTGGTCGACGACGAGATCTGCGTGGGGAACCTCGTCGAGATCCTACAGCTGCCTCAACCAACCGTCTCGCGGCACCTGGCCTATCTGCGAAAAGCAAACCTTGTCGACGTCCGCAAAGATGGACTCTGGTCGCACTATTCGCTCGCCCCGGCGCAGTCCTGTTTCCAGCAAAAGCTGTACGACTGTCTCAGCGACTGTTTCAACGATGTCCCCGAACTGCAGCAAGACACCCGCCGCGCCAAACAGCTAAAAGCAGAAGGCGGCTGCTGCGAATAG
- a CDS encoding type 1 glutamine amidotransferase domain-containing protein yields the protein MSRSITTGTLLLATFALLISGCKNELGQSQTDTEIQKSTAKKVLFVVTSHDEKGDTGEKTGYYLGEVTHPWEVLHSAGYEIDFVSPKGGKAPVDAFDMSDPINKKFWDDDVYRNKVENTKTPREVNPDDYVAIHYAGGHGAMWDFAGNDAIAEIAAKIYENNGVVSAVCHGPAGLVNIKLSDGTYLVDGKKVNAFTNEEEVKVELDEVVPFLLEDKLIERGAQFEKSEPFQEHVAVDQRLVTGQNPQSATGVGMATLKELQKLNEATQ from the coding sequence ATGTCAAGAAGCATAACAACTGGAACGCTACTACTCGCGACCTTCGCCTTGCTTATCTCAGGATGCAAGAACGAATTAGGTCAAAGCCAGACAGACACAGAGATTCAGAAAAGCACAGCTAAGAAGGTTCTGTTTGTTGTTACGAGTCATGACGAAAAAGGGGACACCGGCGAAAAGACGGGCTACTACCTAGGCGAAGTAACTCATCCGTGGGAAGTGTTGCATTCCGCCGGTTATGAAATCGACTTTGTGAGTCCCAAGGGTGGAAAAGCACCTGTGGATGCATTCGATATGAGCGATCCAATTAACAAGAAGTTTTGGGACGATGATGTGTATCGCAACAAAGTCGAGAACACAAAAACACCCCGCGAAGTAAACCCCGATGACTATGTAGCGATTCATTATGCAGGTGGGCACGGGGCGATGTGGGACTTCGCTGGTAATGATGCAATCGCTGAGATCGCAGCAAAGATTTATGAAAACAATGGTGTCGTGAGTGCGGTATGTCACGGACCGGCTGGCCTCGTGAACATTAAGTTGAGCGACGGAACGTATCTCGTCGACGGGAAAAAGGTGAATGCCTTCACCAACGAAGAAGAAGTCAAGGTTGAACTCGACGAAGTTGTTCCGTTTCTGTTGGAGGACAAGCTAATTGAACGGGGCGCCCAATTTGAAAAATCCGAACCGTTCCAAGAGCATGTCGCTGTAGATCAAAGATTGGTAACAGGGCAGAATCCCCAATCGGCGACAGGAGTCGGCATGGCAACGTTGAAGGAGTTGCAAAAGTTGAACGAAGCGACGCAGTAA
- a CDS encoding DUF547 domain-containing protein: MNKSKASYYGPFFWLAIVSFSVPIVVAAKAFQEVQLSTKPTPHPDASGVDHALWDYLLKTHVENGLVDYDGIARDHLFRTYLRQLSESEPSKLTTSADQLALFCNAYNAFVINGVITHKIRDSVMNYNVEGTEFFDLKEHILYGETFSLNEIEHELIRKRFREPRIHVALVCAAKSCPAIRAEAYTGPRLTKQLEDQSIQFANQTKYVTYDAASDTLRLSPLLDWYGGDWDPVGGYLPWLADRVEDDGVKQAILRASRNETSVAFLDYDWSLNSQAADGSAAPKPASRKGQFGSGSIPNE, from the coding sequence ATGAATAAAAGCAAAGCGTCCTATTATGGCCCCTTTTTCTGGCTGGCGATCGTTTCGTTCTCCGTACCGATCGTCGTCGCGGCCAAAGCGTTTCAAGAGGTGCAGTTGTCGACCAAACCGACGCCGCATCCCGATGCATCGGGCGTCGACCATGCGTTATGGGACTATCTACTCAAGACACACGTCGAGAACGGGTTGGTCGATTACGACGGCATCGCTCGCGATCACCTTTTCCGCACTTACTTGCGACAGCTTTCCGAATCAGAGCCCAGCAAGTTGACCACGTCGGCGGATCAGTTGGCACTGTTCTGCAATGCCTACAACGCGTTTGTCATCAATGGCGTCATCACTCACAAGATTCGTGATTCGGTGATGAACTACAACGTCGAAGGGACCGAGTTTTTTGATCTGAAAGAACACATCCTGTACGGCGAAACGTTCAGCCTTAACGAGATCGAACACGAGTTGATCCGCAAGCGATTTCGCGAGCCTCGTATCCACGTCGCCTTGGTTTGCGCTGCGAAGAGTTGCCCGGCGATCAGGGCCGAAGCCTACACTGGGCCCCGCCTAACAAAACAGTTAGAGGACCAGAGCATTCAGTTCGCAAACCAAACAAAATACGTGACCTATGACGCGGCCAGCGACACACTCCGACTGAGTCCGCTGTTGGACTGGTACGGCGGCGACTGGGACCCCGTCGGCGGCTATCTGCCATGGCTAGCCGATCGAGTCGAGGACGACGGAGTCAAACAGGCGATCCTCCGAGCTTCCCGCAACGAAACATCGGTCGCGTTTCTCGACTACGACTGGTCACTCAACTCGCAAGCCGCCGACGGATCCGCGGCCCCCAAACCGGCCAGTAGGAAAGGCCAATTCGGTTCCGGCTCGATCCCGAACGAATAA
- a CDS encoding NAD(P)-binding domain-containing protein: protein MAANASKSDRKKTSYFATVPPQEILPIVNSRYESSVKGIYVIGDVTGLPLVKVAANQGASVIAKMKFDDGSAADDGRLDLVIIGAGPAGLSAAMEAQERGLKYVVLERNKIASTVRSFPPGKKVYAEPQFVRNESKLDFDEDLDKDDFLARVNRLVAEKKLHIKEATEVDRVRKVGERRFEVETKSGKSFPTQQVLVAVGRQGQARLLECPGADNAAKVTYRLHTPEDYNDADIMVVGGGNSAIEAALLLMPHNRVTLSYRGDDLFRAKEENRQLIEQAQRDGRLNILYKSNLKAIRDDEVDIDVDGQSHTLANDHVIVQIGTLPPVDFLIDMGLELDGVWTGKRLALSVVGLLVGIIVYFYSKNFVFHPDAAGEGKLLLPGLESIVGPTQLGFAAFLTGTVLPIAWLSLLALKLINGNMQARGRAALLPIPHSTFMLIAGGLLYAGSLVAPDVLTLDPSAAGDGPYFVPGFTWLYNVVPKYFSNAYGLYYLVYFSAIAGFGLYWAIKANHRLIWRRNLTIIATQWTLWWGIPTFLVVFIGRNPWTPLLTRSLNAWPLNMGAFNVDPVVGPGDPAWWHTVAVVGVVWAAVLTFIMIPLVTIRWGKIYCSYICSCGALAETVGNGFRHRGPKGDTPRKIERMGFIFIALATVATIADLYGFEGPLGQYNLWVGTALAGAVAIGLYPFLGQRVWCRMWCPLAFWMNFWGRWSQFKITPEKGKCIDCNVCNQYCQMGIDIKSSALKGEPITLEDSPCVGCNECIVRCPMEILHLGDLPIAKQNASASLPIVNSPLIKPRKREIV from the coding sequence ATGGCGGCAAACGCAAGCAAGTCGGACCGCAAGAAGACGTCTTATTTTGCCACGGTCCCGCCGCAGGAAATCCTGCCGATCGTCAATAGCCGGTACGAGTCGAGCGTGAAAGGCATCTACGTCATTGGCGATGTCACGGGGCTGCCGCTGGTCAAGGTTGCCGCGAATCAGGGTGCCAGCGTCATCGCGAAGATGAAATTCGATGATGGGTCGGCCGCGGATGATGGGCGGCTCGACCTCGTCATCATCGGTGCGGGACCTGCCGGATTGTCCGCCGCGATGGAGGCGCAGGAACGGGGGCTGAAGTATGTCGTTCTCGAACGCAACAAAATTGCCAGTACCGTTCGCAGCTTTCCGCCCGGCAAGAAAGTCTATGCCGAGCCGCAGTTCGTGCGCAACGAGAGCAAGCTCGATTTCGACGAAGACTTGGATAAGGACGATTTTCTGGCCCGAGTCAATCGCTTGGTCGCCGAGAAGAAGTTGCACATCAAGGAAGCGACAGAGGTTGATCGCGTACGGAAAGTTGGAGAGCGGCGGTTCGAGGTCGAGACGAAGTCGGGGAAATCGTTTCCGACGCAGCAAGTGTTGGTCGCGGTTGGGCGGCAAGGTCAGGCGCGACTACTTGAATGCCCCGGGGCTGACAACGCTGCAAAGGTCACCTACCGGCTGCACACGCCGGAGGACTACAACGATGCCGACATCATGGTCGTCGGCGGAGGGAACTCGGCGATCGAAGCCGCCCTGCTGTTGATGCCACACAATCGCGTCACCCTTTCGTATCGCGGCGATGATCTGTTTCGAGCCAAAGAAGAAAATCGCCAGTTGATTGAACAGGCCCAGCGGGACGGTCGGCTGAACATTCTGTATAAGAGCAACCTTAAAGCGATACGCGACGACGAAGTCGATATCGACGTCGATGGGCAATCGCACACGTTGGCGAACGACCATGTGATCGTGCAGATAGGAACGCTTCCGCCGGTCGATTTCCTGATCGACATGGGGCTGGAACTCGACGGCGTTTGGACTGGCAAGCGGCTGGCATTGTCTGTCGTCGGTTTGCTCGTCGGCATCATCGTCTATTTCTACTCAAAGAACTTTGTGTTTCACCCCGATGCGGCGGGCGAGGGCAAGTTGTTGCTGCCAGGGCTGGAGTCGATCGTAGGACCGACACAACTGGGCTTCGCCGCGTTTCTGACGGGAACCGTCCTGCCGATCGCTTGGCTCAGCCTGCTCGCGTTGAAACTCATCAACGGAAACATGCAAGCGCGTGGGCGTGCTGCGTTGCTTCCCATACCGCACTCAACCTTCATGCTGATCGCCGGTGGTTTGCTGTATGCCGGATCGCTGGTTGCACCGGACGTCCTCACACTCGATCCATCTGCAGCAGGCGATGGCCCCTACTTTGTGCCAGGTTTTACTTGGTTGTACAACGTTGTCCCGAAGTACTTCAGCAATGCATACGGTCTCTATTACCTGGTCTACTTCTCCGCGATCGCTGGATTCGGTTTGTACTGGGCGATTAAGGCAAACCATCGGCTGATCTGGCGGCGGAACCTGACGATCATCGCAACGCAGTGGACTTTGTGGTGGGGGATTCCGACGTTTCTAGTCGTGTTCATTGGTCGCAATCCGTGGACACCGCTGCTGACGCGATCGCTGAATGCCTGGCCATTGAATATGGGCGCTTTCAACGTCGATCCAGTGGTTGGGCCCGGTGATCCCGCCTGGTGGCATACCGTCGCGGTCGTCGGTGTCGTTTGGGCAGCTGTCCTAACCTTCATCATGATTCCACTGGTGACAATTCGCTGGGGAAAGATCTACTGCTCGTACATCTGTTCGTGTGGAGCGCTCGCAGAAACCGTCGGCAATGGTTTTCGCCATCGCGGGCCCAAGGGAGATACGCCTCGCAAGATCGAGCGGATGGGTTTCATCTTCATCGCACTAGCGACAGTGGCAACGATCGCCGATCTCTACGGATTTGAAGGACCGCTGGGGCAATACAACTTGTGGGTTGGAACGGCCCTGGCCGGCGCGGTCGCAATTGGCCTGTATCCGTTCCTTGGACAACGTGTGTGGTGCCGGATGTGGTGTCCATTGGCGTTCTGGATGAACTTTTGGGGACGCTGGTCTCAGTTCAAGATCACGCCGGAGAAAGGCAAGTGCATCGACTGCAACGTTTGTAATCAGTACTGCCAAATGGGGATCGACATCAAATCGAGCGCGTTGAAAGGCGAACCGATCACTTTGGAGGATTCACCCTGCGTCGGCTGCAATGAGTGCATTGTTCGCTGCCCGATGGAGATCCTGCATCTAGGTGACTTGCCCATCGCAAAACAGAATGCGTCAGCATCGCTTCCTATCGTCAACTCACCATTGATCAAACCTCGCAAACGCGAAATTGTCTGA
- a CDS encoding lipase/acyltransferase domain-containing protein produces the protein MIVIPGVLGSRLVDEETGKIVWGKYDKIRFRRQQSEDLAEVSLPMAQGVPLSQLRDSVRSDGTLAYLELSVFGIPVELQAYNQILQTLGVGGYRDSSAPKSDEFNYGDEHFTCFQFDYDWRRDVAENAALLDRFIAEKREYIRAEYANRYGITDTEIRFDIVAHSLGGLLSRYYLRYGSQQLPDDGSLPTLDWEGARNVERLVMVGTPNAGSAFALRDLVNGHQLSRVLPYYPPAALGTMPSIYQMLPRPRHQTLVDAKNSDQAYDFYDPDLWRQMKWGLADPNQDDILQELLPDVADREARECIALDHQRKCLLKAKQFHQSLDIPATPPPGVTLHLYAGDAIETPAVMSVDMETGQLEVAHSVPGDDTTTRHSAVMTEQPVDAVSTRPASPIRWDSVTFLHTSHRKLTADPVFTDNVLALLLQSPRHDQTPIHSPSSVGASVHRQQLERIP, from the coding sequence GTGATCGTGATCCCGGGGGTGTTGGGTTCACGGCTGGTCGATGAAGAGACCGGTAAGATCGTCTGGGGGAAGTACGACAAGATTCGTTTTCGTCGCCAGCAATCCGAGGATCTGGCAGAGGTATCGTTACCGATGGCGCAGGGTGTTCCGCTGTCACAATTGCGAGACAGCGTTCGCAGCGATGGAACTCTGGCCTATTTGGAATTGAGCGTGTTCGGGATACCGGTGGAACTGCAAGCGTACAACCAGATACTTCAAACCCTCGGCGTCGGTGGATATCGCGATTCCTCCGCTCCCAAATCGGATGAGTTCAATTATGGGGACGAACACTTCACCTGTTTCCAGTTCGACTACGACTGGCGGCGAGACGTCGCGGAGAACGCGGCGTTGCTCGATCGATTCATCGCCGAGAAGCGTGAATACATTCGTGCTGAGTATGCAAACCGGTATGGAATCACCGACACGGAAATCAGATTCGACATCGTGGCGCATTCTCTCGGTGGCCTGCTCTCCCGATATTACTTGCGATACGGTTCGCAGCAGCTGCCCGACGATGGTTCGTTGCCAACGTTGGACTGGGAGGGAGCGAGAAACGTGGAGCGGTTGGTGATGGTCGGAACTCCCAATGCCGGATCGGCGTTCGCGCTTCGGGACCTGGTCAATGGACATCAGTTGTCGCGCGTGCTCCCCTACTATCCACCGGCGGCGTTGGGAACGATGCCGTCGATCTACCAGATGCTACCGCGGCCGCGTCATCAAACGCTCGTCGATGCCAAGAATTCCGATCAAGCATATGACTTTTACGATCCAGATCTGTGGCGGCAGATGAAATGGGGATTAGCCGATCCGAACCAAGACGACATCTTGCAAGAACTGTTGCCGGATGTCGCTGATCGCGAAGCGCGCGAGTGCATTGCTCTGGATCATCAACGCAAGTGTTTGCTCAAAGCCAAGCAGTTCCACCAGTCGCTCGATATTCCGGCGACGCCACCACCGGGAGTGACGTTGCATCTGTACGCTGGCGACGCGATTGAAACGCCCGCCGTGATGTCCGTCGACATGGAAACCGGACAGTTGGAAGTCGCGCACAGCGTGCCCGGTGACGACACGACCACGCGGCACAGCGCAGTAATGACCGAGCAGCCTGTCGACGCCGTCTCAACACGCCCCGCTTCCCCCATTCGTTGGGATAGCGTCACGTTCCTGCACACGAGCCACCGCAAACTAACCGCGGATCCCGTCTTTACCGACAACGTCTTGGCGTTGCTGCTTCAGTCGCCGCGCCACGATCAGACGCCAATTCACTCTCCGTCGTCCGTTGGTGCGTCAGTTCACAGACAGCAATTGGAACGGATTCCATAA
- a CDS encoding inorganic phosphate transporter produces MIVLLALVAGVLLAYANGANDNFKGVATLYGSDTTTYRRALVWATVTTAAGSLTAVWLARELLERFSGKGIVPDALVAQNEFGVAVALAAGVTVMLASRLGFPISTTHALVGSMVGAAGASSFAVDWNVLSTKLMAPLLLSPLIAILVTAVLYLTFRRTRIAMGITKETCLCSGREVVEVVPLGSCAMSMSRAEELSIRLGTNVSCRDHYAGNLVGVDARQTLDTMHFLSAGMVSFARGLNDTPKIAALLLIVPALNSLTATVVCGAAIGIGGWFGAKKIAEKLSHGITEMNAGQGFSANLVTSILVVFASRWGLPVSTTHVSCGALFGIGSLTGQANWKSIAHILLAWVTTLPAAALIGWLVFNILT; encoded by the coding sequence ATGATCGTCCTTCTTGCCCTCGTTGCCGGCGTGTTGCTGGCCTACGCCAATGGTGCGAACGACAATTTCAAGGGCGTCGCCACGCTTTACGGCAGTGACACGACGACGTACCGCCGAGCACTCGTGTGGGCGACGGTAACCACCGCGGCAGGTTCGCTGACCGCGGTTTGGCTCGCTCGCGAACTACTCGAACGATTCTCTGGCAAAGGAATCGTCCCCGACGCGCTGGTGGCTCAGAACGAATTTGGCGTTGCTGTCGCGTTGGCGGCGGGTGTGACGGTGATGCTGGCGAGCCGCCTTGGGTTTCCAATCTCTACCACTCACGCTTTGGTGGGGTCGATGGTCGGCGCGGCGGGGGCCTCGTCGTTTGCCGTCGATTGGAATGTTCTTTCGACCAAGCTGATGGCACCGCTGTTGCTAAGCCCTTTGATTGCGATCCTCGTAACGGCAGTCCTCTATTTGACGTTTCGTCGAACTCGGATCGCGATGGGGATTACGAAAGAGACGTGTCTTTGCAGTGGCCGCGAGGTCGTCGAGGTGGTTCCGTTGGGATCGTGCGCGATGTCGATGTCGCGTGCCGAGGAGCTTTCGATCCGGTTGGGAACCAACGTCAGTTGCCGAGATCACTATGCCGGTAACCTTGTGGGTGTCGACGCGCGGCAGACGCTCGACACGATGCATTTTCTTTCCGCCGGAATGGTGAGCTTTGCGCGTGGCCTAAATGACACGCCAAAGATCGCCGCGCTGCTTCTGATTGTTCCCGCTCTGAATTCCCTGACTGCGACGGTCGTCTGCGGAGCGGCGATCGGCATCGGCGGATGGTTCGGTGCGAAGAAGATCGCCGAGAAGCTGAGCCACGGCATTACTGAAATGAACGCGGGCCAAGGATTCTCCGCAAATCTCGTCACGTCGATCCTGGTCGTCTTCGCAAGTCGCTGGGGCTTGCCCGTATCGACCACTCATGTTTCATGCGGCGCACTGTTTGGCATCGGCAGCCTAACCGGCCAAGCGAACTGGAAGTCGATTGCTCACATCTTGCTCGCCTGGGTCACAACACTCCCCGCCGCTGCATTGATCGGCTGGCTCGTCTTCAACATATTAACGTAG
- a CDS encoding sulfite exporter TauE/SafE family protein produces the protein MHQHTHELTLGVAFFLGALHALEPGHGKTAMLVYLSGERRSYWHPLVMGLSSGLAHSVSLIAIAMAVHLTHHLITGDHHHDNEAMTATLQWISAGLVLCVGTWMLWAAYRAKPAKKCGCRHHRDEDCDAKPPSAKSSYSMSALLGVAFGLLPCPSALAAYFTSMSTGSPVAAYAVIGLFAAGIASSLTCVGMLLQRFGGSLIREESRLAKLPWSYIRAILILGVGLFYAARVAMAG, from the coding sequence ATGCATCAACACACGCACGAATTGACGCTCGGCGTTGCGTTCTTCCTCGGCGCGCTGCACGCACTCGAACCTGGGCACGGTAAGACCGCGATGTTGGTCTACCTGTCCGGCGAGCGACGTAGCTATTGGCATCCGCTGGTGATGGGGCTCTCCAGTGGGCTGGCCCATTCGGTCTCCTTGATTGCCATCGCGATGGCCGTGCATCTGACGCATCATTTAATCACCGGCGATCACCATCATGACAACGAGGCGATGACGGCGACGTTGCAGTGGATCAGTGCCGGTTTGGTTCTCTGTGTAGGAACTTGGATGTTGTGGGCCGCTTATCGAGCCAAACCGGCAAAGAAGTGCGGCTGCCGACACCATCGCGATGAAGATTGCGATGCAAAACCGCCATCGGCGAAGTCGAGCTACTCGATGAGTGCCCTGCTTGGTGTTGCGTTCGGCTTGCTCCCCTGCCCTTCGGCGCTGGCGGCCTACTTCACCAGCATGTCCACCGGTTCGCCGGTCGCCGCCTATGCCGTGATCGGTCTGTTCGCCGCCGGTATCGCCAGTTCACTCACATGCGTCGGCATGTTACTGCAACGATTCGGTGGCAGCTTGATTCGCGAAGAGAGCCGACTGGCAAAACTGCCATGGAGCTACATTCGCGCCATCCTGATATTGGGCGTTGGCCTCTTCTACGCCGCGCGAGTCGCTATGGCGGGCTGA